In the Staphylococcus sp. IVB6240 genome, one interval contains:
- a CDS encoding Rib/alpha-like domain-containing protein → MANKKTKSSTRFDFLPNKQNKYSIRKFTVGTASILVGATLVFGAYNDAQAAELDEKTAESAAATDDEVAKEEATATEEVAAEETAATEETAADSTSEEAVAEEAPATEEAATTAEEAEPTATEEAAVAEKPANVIKAADTAEETVTPEATPVSEEATSAPETTTPAPAVEATPATTPETTTPAPAVEATPATTPETTSNTSTEVPATDIQTVKDQTSAADYLAAEKNISTEEANKIASNLNANLSEVTPEALQQAIVDYLANEQNKYNVDGTLAAVREETALTNEDVVTEQPVAGTMLRSAATTATRAADAEEAIYVPGANDQVYTYKGKAWIYDADSMTSAADKVMPATKVYLQWVDGKGVVSPVFYTTTNPDGTFAFNFLNPDWDGKDVADKGYQVKDEDGNVVTKWQIAGDGGFAVKTWVDNPDPAKYNVIKSGDKVTGFHSRLNRTNESWNFTTGVNVVENSQVILQEKPNSSDMLLGSEENWTTSPSPDGIWPNTGNYGIVSGKAWYEAGDIAGSPNHVYYGTGRDVWAAGTKVAASYVNDEVTRRFDAWKNDPANAKYTKEQFKEAQAKIISEYEAEFGKGSHIAETVVATVDNNGDFYIPFKGLYGYSAYKQNLGLPISHKVSDEEYGTLVKDEEVNHNQLLWGSNIGQKHRHINTDYVYMTTLVEDYPVWSNAYQGNMFESITDDDAQSATAGLSNYAVFFALIADTPEHDILTYDSVNNTATVGDTAESKTSGLIPNQEYQVQWFKDGEAIGEPTTVTSDQNGVAQSVPLTVPEDITGKTVYTSAVFWQGESTKSLTTALAIDSFTAYPPQNEDTEPAYTDEQAKPGVESTSTPTFTNNDGEKVDLADVPLSDTEPFKITGEAIPGVTIDPLTGEIKFKPTPEQANSTVEVPVTVTYEDGTTDTVTAKFTVGPSQADENDPTATEEVVEKGGEVDLSDNVDTTDLPEGTKVTDVTPAGTIDTNVPGEYTGTVEVTYPDGSKDTVEVPVTVKPSQADENDPTATEEVVEKGGEVDLSDNVDTTDLPEGTKVTDVTPAGTIDTNVPGEYTGTVEVTYPDGSKDTVEVPVKVKPSQADENEPTATEEVVEKGGKVDLSDNVDTTDLPEGTKVTDVTPAGTIDTNVPGEYTGTVEVTYPDGSKDTVEVPVKVKPSQADENEPTATEEVVEKGGKVDLSDNVDTTDLPEGTTVTDVTPTGTIDTNTPGEYTGTVEVTYPDGSKDTVEVPVKVVDKLTDADQNDPKVTEEVVEKGGKVDLSDNVDTTDLPEGTTVTDVTPAGTIDTNTPGEYTGTVEVTYPDGSKDTVEVPVTVKPSQADENDPTATEEVVEKGGEVDLSDNVDTTDLPEGTKVTDVTPAGTIDTNVPGEYTGTVEVTYPDGSKDTVEVPVKVKPSQADENEPTATEEVVEKGGKVDLSDNVDTTDLPEGTKVTDVTPAGTIDTNVPGEYTGTVEVTYPDGSKDTVEVPVKVKPSQADENEPTATEEVVEKGGKVDLSDNVDTTDLPEGTTVTDVTPTGTIDTNTPGEYTGTVEVTYPDGSKDTVEVPVKVVDKLTDADQNDPKVTEEVVEKGGKVDLSDNVDTTDLPEGTTVTDVTPAGTIDTNTPGEYTGTVEVTYPDGSKDTVEVPVTVKPSQADENDPTATEEVVEKGGEVDLSDNVDTTDLPEGTKVTDVTPAGTIDTNVPGEYTGTVEVTYPDGSKDTVEVPVKVKPSQADENEPTATEEVVEKGGKVDLSDNVDTTDLPEGTKVTDVTPAGTIDTNVPGEYTGTVEVTYPDGSKDTVEVPVKVKPSQADENEPTATEEVVEKGGKVDLSDNVDTTDLPEGTTVTDVTPTGTIDTNTPGEYTGTVEVTYPDGSKDTVEVPVKVVDKLTDADQNDPKVTEEVVEKGGKVDLSDNVDTTDLPEGTTVTDVTPAGTIDTNTPGEYTGTVEVTYPDGSKDTVEVPVKVVDKLTDADQNDPTVTEEVVEKGGEVDLTDNVDPTDLPEGTTVTDVTPAGTIDTNTPGEYTGTVEVTYPDGSKDTVEVPVKVVDKLTDADQNDPTVTEEVVEKGGEVDLTDNVDTTDLPEGTTVTDVTPAGTIDTNAPGEYTGTVEVTYPDGSKDTVEVPVKVQDTTAPDAPKVNTPQPGGKEITGKSEPNGTVDVTLPNGDVIKDVPVDADGNYKVDVPEGVELKEGDKVTVVAKDGNGNTSTPTEATVTDTVAPDAPTVTNPQPGDKTITGTAEPNGTVDVTLPNGDVIKDVPVDADGNYKVDVPEGVELKEGDKVTVVAKDGNGNTSTPTEVTVTDTVAPDAPKVNTPQPGGKEITGKSEPNGTVDVTLPNGDVIKDVPVDADGNYKVDVPEGVELKEGDKVTVVAKDGNGNTSTPTEATVTDTVAPDAPTVTNPQPGDKTITGTAEPNGTVDVTLPNGDVIKDVPVDENGNWSVDVPKDVELKEGDKVTVVAKDGNGNTSTPTEATVTDTVAPDAPTVDPVKAGDKEVTGKGEPGTTITVKFPDGKEGTATVDENGNWTVKVPDGTEIKPGDKLIVTATDKAGNKSEVTKVKVPADKDTVAPEKPEVNPVQPGDTEVTGKGEPGSEITVKFPDGKEGTTTVDKDGNWTVKVPEGTTIKPGDKLIVTATDEAGNTSEPTVVVVPDEKSDDNTGKSGNTGNTDNTGMTGKTGNTSNTDNSNAGDMGNMDATPAVKGDMSEAKDMNNNGKEVNELPETGNESTNAPLFGSLIAALGSLFLLGRRRKENEEK, encoded by the coding sequence ATGGCGAACAAAAAAACAAAAAGCTCAACGCGTTTCGACTTTTTGCCTAACAAGCAAAACAAATACTCGATTCGTAAATTCACAGTCGGCACAGCCTCAATCTTAGTAGGGGCAACACTTGTATTCGGCGCATATAATGATGCACAAGCGGCTGAATTAGATGAAAAAACTGCAGAATCTGCAGCTGCAACAGATGATGAAGTAGCTAAAGAGGAAGCAACTGCAACAGAAGAGGTAGCAGCAGAAGAAACTGCAGCAACTGAAGAAACTGCGGCAGATAGCACATCTGAAGAAGCGGTAGCCGAAGAAGCACCAGCAACAGAAGAAGCGGCAACAACAGCTGAAGAAGCTGAACCAACTGCAACAGAAGAAGCAGCAGTCGCTGAAAAACCAGCAAACGTAATAAAAGCAGCAGACACAGCAGAAGAAACTGTTACACCTGAAGCAACACCTGTATCTGAAGAAGCAACATCAGCTCCAGAAACAACAACTCCAGCTCCAGCAGTAGAAGCAACACCTGCAACTACGCCAGAAACAACAACTCCAGCTCCAGCAGTAGAAGCAACACCTGCAACTACGCCAGAAACAACTTCTAACACATCTACAGAAGTACCTGCAACTGACATTCAAACTGTAAAAGATCAAACATCAGCAGCAGACTATTTAGCAGCTGAAAAGAACATTTCTACAGAAGAAGCGAATAAAATTGCAAGTAACTTAAATGCAAACTTATCAGAAGTAACACCTGAAGCATTACAACAAGCAATTGTTGATTATTTAGCTAATGAGCAAAATAAATACAATGTTGATGGTACATTAGCTGCAGTTCGTGAAGAAACAGCATTAACAAATGAAGATGTTGTGACTGAACAACCAGTAGCAGGAACAATGTTACGTTCAGCAGCTACAACTGCAACTCGTGCGGCAGATGCAGAAGAAGCAATTTATGTACCAGGTGCAAATGATCAAGTTTATACTTACAAAGGTAAAGCATGGATTTATGATGCAGATTCTATGACAAGTGCAGCGGATAAAGTGATGCCAGCTACTAAAGTATATTTACAATGGGTAGATGGAAAAGGTGTTGTTTCACCAGTATTCTATACAACCACTAATCCTGATGGTACATTCGCATTTAATTTCTTGAATCCAGATTGGGACGGTAAAGATGTTGCTGATAAAGGATATCAAGTAAAAGATGAAGATGGCAATGTCGTGACTAAATGGCAAATTGCCGGCGATGGAGGTTTTGCTGTAAAAACATGGGTGGACAATCCAGATCCAGCAAAATACAACGTCATTAAATCAGGTGATAAAGTAACTGGATTCCACAGTCGATTAAACCGTACGAATGAATCTTGGAACTTTACTACAGGTGTAAATGTTGTTGAAAATTCACAAGTTATCTTACAAGAAAAACCAAACAGTAGTGATATGTTATTAGGATCTGAGGAAAACTGGACAACTTCACCGTCTCCAGATGGTATTTGGCCGAACACAGGAAACTACGGTATTGTTTCTGGTAAAGCTTGGTATGAAGCAGGGGATATTGCTGGTAGTCCGAACCATGTATACTACGGAACTGGTCGAGACGTATGGGCAGCTGGTACTAAAGTAGCAGCATCATATGTTAATGACGAAGTGACACGTAGATTCGATGCATGGAAAAATGATCCAGCAAATGCTAAATATACAAAAGAACAATTTAAAGAAGCACAAGCAAAAATCATTTCAGAGTATGAAGCTGAATTTGGTAAAGGCTCACATATTGCTGAAACAGTTGTTGCGACAGTAGACAATAATGGAGATTTTTATATTCCATTTAAAGGTTTATATGGTTATAGTGCATATAAACAAAACTTAGGGTTACCAATTTCTCATAAAGTTTCAGATGAAGAATATGGAACGCTTGTAAAAGACGAAGAAGTTAACCATAATCAGCTATTATGGGGATCTAATATTGGTCAAAAACATCGTCATATCAATACAGACTATGTTTATATGACTACATTAGTTGAAGACTATCCAGTTTGGTCAAATGCATATCAAGGTAATATGTTTGAATCAATCACTGATGACGATGCACAATCAGCAACAGCTGGATTGAGTAACTATGCTGTATTCTTTGCACTTATCGCAGATACACCTGAACATGACATTTTAACATATGATTCTGTTAATAATACTGCGACGGTAGGAGATACAGCTGAATCTAAAACATCAGGATTAATTCCTAACCAAGAATATCAAGTACAATGGTTTAAAGATGGCGAAGCTATTGGTGAACCGACTACTGTTACTTCAGATCAAAATGGTGTTGCACAAAGTGTGCCATTGACTGTACCAGAAGATATTACTGGTAAAACAGTTTATACTTCAGCAGTATTCTGGCAAGGTGAATCAACAAAATCTTTAACAACAGCACTTGCGATTGATTCATTTACAGCATATCCTCCACAAAATGAAGATACAGAACCAGCATATACTGACGAACAAGCTAAACCAGGAGTTGAATCAACTTCTACACCAACATTCACTAATAATGATGGTGAAAAAGTAGATTTAGCAGATGTACCGTTGTCAGATACTGAGCCTTTCAAAATTACTGGCGAAGCGATTCCAGGTGTTACAATTGATCCACTAACAGGTGAGATTAAGTTCAAGCCAACACCAGAACAAGCTAATAGTACAGTAGAGGTACCAGTTACTGTAACTTATGAAGATGGTACGACAGATACAGTAACAGCAAAATTCACTGTAGGACCATCACAAGCAGATGAAAACGATCCAACAGCTACAGAAGAAGTAGTAGAAAAAGGTGGAGAAGTTGATTTATCAGACAACGTTGATACAACTGACTTACCAGAAGGAACTAAAGTAACAGATGTAACACCAGCTGGAACAATTGATACAAATGTACCTGGAGAATACACAGGAACAGTAGAAGTAACATATCCAGATGGATCAAAAGATACAGTAGAAGTACCAGTAACAGTAAAACCATCACAAGCAGATGAAAACGATCCAACAGCTACAGAAGAAGTAGTAGAAAAAGGTGGAGAAGTTGACTTATCAGACAACGTTGATACAACTGACTTACCAGAAGGAACTAAAGTAACAGATGTAACACCAGCTGGAACAATTGATACAAATGTACCTGGAGAATACACAGGAACAGTAGAAGTAACATATCCAGATGGATCAAAAGATACAGTAGAAGTACCGGTAAAAGTAAAACCATCACAAGCAGATGAAAATGAACCAACTGCTACAGAAGAAGTAGTAGAAAAAGGTGGAAAAGTTGATTTATCAGACAACGTTGATACAACTGACTTACCAGAAGGAACTAAAGTAACAGATGTAACACCAGCTGGAACAATTGATACAAATGTACCTGGAGAATACACAGGAACAGTAGAAGTAACATATCCAGATGGATCAAAAGATACAGTAGAAGTACCGGTAAAAGTAAAACCATCACAAGCAGATGAAAATGAACCAACTGCTACAGAAGAAGTAGTAGAAAAAGGTGGAAAAGTTGATTTATCAGACAACGTTGATACAACTGATTTACCAGAAGGAACTACAGTAACGGATGTAACACCAACTGGAACAATTGATACAAATACACCTGGAGAATACACAGGAACAGTAGAAGTAACATATCCAGATGGATCAAAAGATACAGTAGAAGTACCAGTTAAAGTTGTAGACAAATTAACGGATGCTGATCAAAACGATCCAAAAGTTACAGAAGAAGTAGTAGAAAAAGGTGGAAAAGTTGATTTATCAGACAACGTTGATACAACTGATTTACCAGAAGGAACTACAGTAACGGATGTAACACCAGCTGGAACAATTGATACAAATACACCTGGAGAGTACACAGGAACAGTAGAAGTAACATATCCAGATGGATCAAAAGATACAGTAGAAGTACCAGTAACAGTAAAACCATCACAAGCAGATGAAAACGATCCAACAGCTACAGAAGAAGTAGTAGAAAAAGGTGGAGAAGTTGACTTATCAGACAACGTTGATACAACTGACTTACCAGAAGGAACTAAAGTAACAGATGTAACACCAGCTGGAACAATTGATACAAATGTACCTGGAGAATACACAGGAACAGTAGAAGTAACATATCCAGATGGATCAAAAGATACAGTAGAAGTACCGGTAAAAGTAAAACCATCACAAGCAGATGAAAATGAACCAACTGCTACAGAAGAAGTAGTAGAAAAAGGTGGAAAAGTTGATTTATCAGACAACGTTGATACAACTGACTTACCAGAAGGAACTAAAGTAACAGATGTAACACCAGCTGGAACAATTGATACAAATGTACCTGGAGAATACACAGGAACAGTAGAAGTAACATATCCAGATGGATCAAAAGATACAGTAGAAGTACCGGTAAAAGTAAAACCATCACAAGCAGATGAAAATGAACCAACTGCTACAGAAGAAGTAGTAGAAAAAGGTGGAAAAGTTGATTTATCAGACAACGTTGATACAACTGATTTACCAGAAGGAACTACAGTAACGGATGTAACACCAACTGGAACAATTGATACAAATACACCTGGAGAATACACAGGAACAGTAGAAGTAACATATCCAGATGGATCAAAAGATACAGTAGAAGTACCAGTTAAAGTTGTAGACAAATTAACGGATGCTGATCAAAACGATCCAAAAGTTACAGAAGAAGTAGTAGAAAAAGGTGGAAAAGTTGATTTATCAGACAACGTTGATACAACTGATTTACCAGAAGGAACTACAGTAACGGATGTAACACCAGCTGGAACAATTGATACAAATACACCTGGAGAGTACACAGGAACAGTAGAAGTAACATATCCAGATGGATCAAAAGATACAGTAGAAGTACCAGTAACAGTAAAACCATCACAAGCAGATGAAAACGATCCAACAGCTACAGAAGAAGTAGTAGAAAAAGGTGGAGAAGTTGACTTATCAGACAACGTTGATACAACTGACTTACCAGAAGGAACTAAAGTAACAGATGTAACACCAGCTGGAACAATTGATACAAATGTACCTGGAGAATACACAGGAACAGTAGAAGTAACATATCCAGATGGATCAAAAGATACAGTAGAAGTACCGGTAAAAGTAAAACCATCACAAGCAGATGAAAATGAACCAACTGCTACAGAAGAAGTAGTAGAAAAAGGTGGAAAAGTTGATTTATCAGACAACGTTGATACAACTGACTTACCAGAAGGAACTAAAGTAACAGATGTAACACCAGCTGGAACAATTGATACAAATGTACCTGGAGAATACACAGGAACAGTAGAAGTAACATATCCAGATGGATCAAAAGATACAGTAGAAGTACCGGTAAAAGTAAAACCATCACAAGCAGATGAAAATGAACCAACTGCTACAGAAGAAGTAGTAGAAAAAGGTGGAAAAGTTGATTTATCAGACAACGTTGATACAACTGATTTACCAGAAGGAACTACAGTAACGGATGTAACACCAACTGGAACAATTGATACAAATACACCTGGAGAATACACAGGAACAGTAGAAGTAACATATCCAGATGGATCAAAAGATACAGTAGAAGTACCAGTTAAAGTTGTAGACAAATTAACGGATGCTGATCAAAACGATCCAAAAGTTACAGAAGAAGTAGTAGAAAAAGGTGGAAAAGTTGATTTATCAGACAACGTTGATACAACTGATTTACCAGAAGGAACTACAGTAACGGATGTAACACCAGCTGGAACAATTGATACAAATACACCTGGAGAGTACACAGGAACAGTAGAAGTAACATATCCAGATGGATCAAAAGATACAGTAGAAGTACCAGTTAAAGTTGTAGACAAATTAACGGATGCTGATCAAAACGATCCAACAGTTACAGAAGAAGTAGTAGAAAAAGGTGGAGAAGTTGATTTAACAGATAACGTTGATCCAACTGACTTACCAGAAGGAACTACAGTAACAGACGTAACACCAGCTGGAACAATTGATACGAATACACCTGGAGAATACACAGGAACAGTAGAAGTAACATATCCAGATGGATCAAAAGATACAGTAGAAGTACCAGTTAAAGTTGTAGACAAATTAACGGATGCTGATCAAAACGATCCAACAGTTACAGAAGAAGTAGTAGAAAAAGGTGGAGAAGTTGATTTAACAGATAACGTTGATACAACTGACTTACCAGAAGGAACTACAGTAACAGACGTAACACCAGCTGGAACAATTGATACGAATGCACCTGGAGAATACACAGGAACAGTAGAAGTAACATATCCAGATGGATCAAAAGATACAGTAGAAGTACCAGTTAAAGTACAAGATACTACAGCACCAGATGCACCGAAAGTGAATACACCACAACCAGGTGGAAAAGAAATTACAGGTAAATCTGAGCCGAACGGCACAGTAGATGTAACATTACCAAACGGTGACGTTATCAAAGATGTACCAGTAGATGCAGATGGAAACTACAAAGTAGACGTACCAGAAGGTGTAGAGCTTAAAGAAGGCGACAAAGTTACAGTTGTAGCGAAAGATGGTAACGGAAACACATCAACACCAACAGAAGCAACAGTAACTGACACGGTAGCACCAGATGCACCAACAGTAACGAATCCACAACCTGGAGACAAAACAATCACAGGTACAGCTGAACCAAACGGAACAGTAGACGTAACATTACCAAACGGTGACGTTATTAAAGATGTACCAGTAGATGCAGATGGAAACTACAAAGTAGATGTACCAGAAGGTGTAGAGCTTAAAGAAGGCGACAAAGTTACAGTTGTAGCGAAAGATGGTAACGGAAACACGTCAACACCAACAGAAGTAACAGTAACAGACACAGTAGCACCAGATGCACCAAAAGTGAATACACCACAACCAGGTGGAAAAGAAATTACAGGTAAATCTGAGCCGAACGGCACAGTAGATGTAACATTACCAAACGGTGACGTTATCAAAGATGTACCAGTAGATGCAGATGGAAACTACAAAGTAGACGTACCAGAAGGTGTAGAGCTTAAAGAAGGCGACAAAGTTACAGTTGTAGCGAAAGATGGTAACGGAAACACATCAACACCAACAGAAGCAACAGTAACTGACACGGTAGCACCAGATGCACCAACAGTAACGAATCCACAACCTGGAGACAAAACAATCACAGGTACAGCTGAACCAAACGGAACAGTAGACGTAACATTACCAAACGGTGACGTTATTAAAGATGTACCAGTTGACGAAAATGGTAACTGGTCAGTAGATGTACCAAAAGATGTAGAGCTTAAAGAAGGTGACAAAGTTACAGTTGTAGCGAAAGATGGTAACGGAAACACGTCAACACCAACAGAAGCAACAGTAACAGACACAGTAGCACCAGACGCACCAACTGTTGACCCAGTTAAAGCTGGCGATAAAGAGGTAACTGGTAAAGGTGAACCAGGAACTACAATCACTGTTAAATTCCCAGACGGAAAAGAAGGAACAGCAACAGTAGATGAAAATGGTAACTGGACTGTGAAAGTACCAGATGGTACAGAAATTAAACCAGGTGATAAACTGATTGTGACAGCTACAGACAAAGCTGGTAACAAATCTGAAGTCACTAAAGTGAAAGTACCAGCTGATAAAGACACAGTTGCACCTGAAAAACCAGAAGTGAACCCTGTACAACCAGGCGACACAGAAGTAACTGGTAAAGGTGAACCAGGATCAGAAATCACTGTTAAGTTCCCAGATGGTAAAGAAGGAACAACAACAGTAGATAAAGATGGTAACTGGACTGTGAAAGTACCAGAAGGCACTACAATCAAACCAGGAGATAAACTGATTGTGACAGCTACAGATGAAGCTGGAAACACATCAGAACCAACAGTAGTTGTCGTTCCAGATGAAAAATCTGACGATAACACTGGTAAATCAGGTAACACTGGTAATACTGATAACACTGGTATGACTGGTAAAACAGGCAACACTTCTAACACTGATAACAGCAATGCTGGCGACATGGGTAACATGGATGCTACGCCTGCAGTGAAAGGTGATATGAGTGAAGCTAAAGACATGAACAACAACGGCAAAGAAGTGAATGAATTACCAGAAACTGGTAACGAATCAACAAATGCGCCATTGTTCGGTAGCTTAATCGCTGCACTTGGTTCATTGTTCTTACTTGGCAGACGCCGTAAAGAAAATGAAGAAAAATAA
- a CDS encoding sugar diacid recognition domain-containing protein: MVNQHWAQKVVKKVATIIKKNVQVTNRSGQIIATTNSKRLGEIHHAALHSIQRHLPIEIEEQDLNFWKVKAPGIILPFEYHDKTYGALIISGPPEEIREYAHILKISAEFILEQEFERATRFKNEMSRIQTLSNILFNTENTVHSYNRKQIVESLGLNSRLAVATISINSTSKSKLQALKSILDNWQLHDDDLLELTPQELVFVFKANTNRGNTLEELKRFIQKSMEDDLFERTVITLGDFNTGIKGLIQSYKEAKALKNLIVSSNQTEGLYIYKEYELELIGQNIKHYTPDMETSLIANYHKLVSFGGDKYLNKTVEAYFKNHGKLVKTANDLFIHRNTLNYRIKKIHEITGWDPNTIDGIVLLRMAQYLYKRR; this comes from the coding sequence ATGGTAAACCAACATTGGGCACAAAAAGTTGTAAAAAAAGTAGCAACAATTATTAAGAAGAACGTTCAAGTTACAAATCGAAGTGGGCAAATTATTGCGACAACCAATTCTAAACGTCTTGGTGAAATTCATCATGCCGCCTTGCATTCTATTCAGCGTCATTTACCGATTGAGATTGAGGAGCAAGATTTAAACTTTTGGAAAGTGAAAGCACCAGGTATTATTCTGCCTTTCGAATATCATGATAAAACATATGGTGCACTGATTATTTCCGGGCCACCTGAAGAGATAAGGGAGTACGCTCATATCCTTAAAATCTCTGCAGAATTTATTCTTGAACAAGAATTTGAACGTGCTACTCGATTCAAAAATGAAATGTCCCGAATACAAACACTCTCGAATATTTTATTTAATACAGAAAATACCGTACATAGTTATAATCGCAAACAAATTGTGGAATCGCTTGGTTTAAATAGTAGACTTGCTGTGGCGACGATTTCTATTAATAGTACAAGTAAGTCTAAGCTACAAGCATTGAAAAGTATACTGGACAACTGGCAACTCCACGATGATGATTTACTCGAACTCACACCACAAGAACTTGTATTCGTCTTTAAAGCTAATACCAACCGTGGAAACACACTGGAAGAACTTAAACGCTTTATTCAGAAGTCAATGGAAGATGATTTATTTGAACGTACTGTGATTACGCTGGGAGATTTTAATACAGGTATTAAAGGGTTAATCCAATCCTATAAAGAGGCAAAAGCACTTAAGAATTTGATAGTGTCATCGAATCAAACTGAAGGATTATATATTTATAAAGAGTATGAATTGGAACTTATTGGTCAAAATATTAAGCATTACACACCAGATATGGAGACATCGCTTATCGCCAATTATCATAAGCTTGTTTCTTTTGGTGGCGACAAATATCTGAATAAAACTGTAGAAGCCTACTTTAAAAATCATGGTAAGCTTGTGAAAACAGCCAATGACCTTTTTATACATCGTAACACGCTCAATTATCGCATAAAAAAAATCCATGAAATCACAGGTTGGGATCCCAATACGATTGATGGCATCGTGTTATTGCGCATGGCACAATATCTCTATAAAAGACGATAG
- a CDS encoding NUDIX domain-containing protein, which produces MIRCVCLVERKGDYLRLVQVRNREKLYFPGGKIEQGESLETALVRELKEELQLILLEDQLEYIGTVVGPAYPQEGELTELNGFRTHVPIDWSRIHIDAEITNIDWVHIADHTRIAPAVRKWIDTFETV; this is translated from the coding sequence ATGATTCGTTGTGTCTGTTTAGTCGAAAGAAAAGGGGACTACTTGCGATTAGTACAAGTGAGAAATAGAGAAAAGCTGTACTTTCCAGGCGGTAAAATAGAACAAGGAGAATCACTCGAAACAGCACTTGTTCGTGAGTTAAAAGAAGAGTTACAGTTGATATTGTTGGAAGATCAGTTGGAATATATTGGGACTGTCGTTGGTCCTGCCTATCCACAAGAAGGTGAATTAACGGAGCTAAATGGTTTTCGGACACATGTTCCTATTGATTGGTCACGTATCCATATTGATGCTGAAATTACGAATATTGATTGGGTGCATATTGCAGATCATACAAGAATTGCGCCTGCTGTTCGTAAATGGATTGATACCTTTGAAACTGTATAA